The following coding sequences lie in one Deltaproteobacteria bacterium genomic window:
- the ribD gene encoding bifunctional diaminohydroxyphosphoribosylaminopyrimidine deaminase/5-amino-6-(5-phosphoribosylamino)uracil reductase RibD, with protein MIQQDEKFMREALRQARKGLGRTSPNPAVGAVIVRGGRIVSTGYHKRAGAEHAEVVALERLGGQARKGDTLYVTLEPCNHHGRTLPCTEAILKSGIRKLVVGMTDPNPTVRGGGCDFLRERGLEVRVGVLEKECRKLNESFIKFVTTGLPFVIAKSALTLDGWTATATGHARWITNEKSRKFVHRLRDRVDGVMVGIGTVLADDPRLTTRLGNRKGKNPARIIVDTHLRIPPDARVLEDIETAPTILAVGKGVPEGRLEALRDRGVHTIICPLRQGRVDLRGLLVELGKMPVCSLLVEGGATLMGSLIRENLVDKYYIFKAPKILGGDDGVPMASGPGARRMDKAFLLRDIRIRRFGDDVLIRGYPNVHRNR; from the coding sequence TTGATTCAGCAAGACGAAAAATTCATGAGGGAAGCCCTCCGGCAGGCCAGAAAGGGCCTGGGCCGGACCTCTCCGAACCCGGCTGTAGGTGCGGTGATCGTGCGGGGCGGTCGGATCGTCTCAACCGGCTACCACAAAAGGGCCGGGGCTGAACACGCCGAGGTGGTGGCGCTGGAACGCCTGGGAGGACAGGCTCGAAAAGGTGATACTCTGTATGTGACCTTGGAACCCTGTAACCATCACGGTCGGACCCTCCCTTGCACGGAGGCGATCCTGAAAAGCGGGATCCGCAAACTCGTGGTGGGTATGACAGATCCCAACCCCACGGTGAGGGGCGGGGGCTGTGATTTCTTGAGGGAGAGGGGACTGGAAGTCCGGGTGGGGGTTCTGGAGAAGGAGTGCAGGAAACTCAACGAATCCTTCATTAAGTTCGTCACCACGGGCCTTCCTTTTGTAATCGCCAAGTCGGCTCTGACCCTGGACGGGTGGACCGCGACCGCCACGGGGCATGCACGGTGGATCACCAACGAGAAGTCCAGGAAGTTTGTCCACCGGCTGAGAGACCGGGTGGACGGAGTGATGGTGGGAATCGGCACCGTCCTGGCCGACGATCCCCGCTTGACCACCCGGCTCGGGAACAGAAAAGGGAAGAATCCGGCTCGGATCATCGTGGATACTCACCTGAGGATTCCCCCGGATGCACGGGTCCTGGAGGATATTGAGACCGCTCCCACGATCCTGGCGGTGGGGAAAGGGGTTCCGGAAGGACGGCTGGAGGCCTTGAGGGACCGGGGCGTCCATACCATCATCTGTCCGCTGAGACAGGGCAGGGTGGATTTGAGGGGCCTTCTGGTGGAACTAGGTAAGATGCCCGTCTGTTCTCTTTTGGTGGAAGGGGGGGCGACCTTGATGGGTTCCTTGATTCGGGAAAATCTTGTCGATAAGTATTATATCTTCAAGGCGCCGAAGATCCTGGGCGGCGATGACGGCGTCCCGATGGCCTCGGGTCCTGGTGCACGCCGGATGGATAAGGCCTTCTTGCTCCGGGACATCCGCATCAGACGCTTCGGGGATGACGTGTTGATCAGGGGGTATCCGAATGTTCACAGGAATCGTTGA
- a CDS encoding riboflavin synthase, protein MFTGIVEGIGQVREISRVGGDVRLTIQPPFPLSDSRVGDSIAVDGACLTLTELKGEMFSADVSMETLSRTTLGRLKPGDEVNLERALRLSDRLGGHLVLGHVDGVGKILERKPERRSWCLRIGIDKALSRYTIEKGSIAVDGISLTINRCQETWFEVNIIPQTGRETTLLKKTAGDPVNIETDLIGKYVEKFFKSEGASRDTSGGSGIDENMLKEFGFGE, encoded by the coding sequence ATGTTCACAGGAATCGTTGAAGGGATCGGACAGGTCAGGGAAATCAGCCGAGTCGGAGGAGACGTGCGGCTGACCATCCAACCCCCCTTCCCCCTCTCGGACAGCCGCGTGGGAGACAGCATCGCCGTGGATGGAGCATGCCTGACCCTCACGGAACTGAAGGGAGAGATGTTCAGCGCAGATGTCTCGATGGAGACCCTTTCCCGGACGACGCTGGGGCGGTTGAAGCCCGGCGACGAGGTCAACCTGGAGAGGGCCCTTCGCCTTTCCGACAGACTGGGGGGACACCTGGTACTGGGACACGTGGATGGAGTGGGAAAGATCCTGGAAAGAAAACCGGAGCGTCGCTCCTGGTGCCTGAGGATCGGCATTGACAAAGCCCTGTCCCGGTATACTATTGAAAAGGGATCGATCGCGGTGGACGGGATCAGCCTGACCATAAACCGTTGCCAGGAAACCTGGTTTGAAGTTAATATCATCCCCCAAACCGGCAGGGAAACGACGCTTTTGAAAAAGACGGCTGGAGACCCCGTCAATATCGAGACCGATCTAATCGGAAAGTACGTGGAGAAATTTTTTAAAAGTGAAGGGGCCTCCCGGGATACTTCCGGAGGCTCCGGGATCGACGAGAACATGTTGAAGGAATTCGGATTCGGTGAGTGA
- a CDS encoding bifunctional 3,4-dihydroxy-2-butanone-4-phosphate synthase/GTP cyclohydrolase II yields MPIASIEEVLEDLRQGKMIILVDDEDRENEGDLTMAAEKVTPEAINFMATHGRGLICLSLAPEIVDRLQLPLMVHDNRSPFKTAFTVSIEAREGVTTGISAADRAHTILTAVADDAKPQDLVQPGHVFPLRARRGGVLFRTGQTEGSVDLARLAGLKPAGVICEIMNEDGTMARMPDLEKFAEKHGLKIATVADIIAYRMRNESFVHKVAETVLPTPYGEFKAIAFVNDIDDHEHLALVKGEIDSEREVLVRVHSQCLTGDVFGSFRCDCGTQLRKAMEMVQEEGLGVILYLQQEGRGIGLANKIKAYALQDRGRDTVEANEELGFGADLRDYGVGAQILAALGIRKMRIMTNNPKKIIGLEGYGITVTDRVPIETEPRPENLRYLMTKCQKLGHLLHLDDERISSGG; encoded by the coding sequence ATGCCAATTGCATCTATAGAAGAAGTTCTGGAAGACCTGAGACAGGGGAAGATGATCATCCTGGTGGACGACGAGGACCGGGAGAATGAGGGCGATCTGACCATGGCCGCGGAGAAGGTCACCCCTGAGGCCATCAATTTCATGGCGACCCACGGCCGGGGCCTGATATGCCTCTCCCTTGCTCCGGAAATAGTGGACCGGCTCCAGCTTCCCTTGATGGTCCATGACAACCGCTCTCCCTTCAAGACTGCTTTCACGGTATCCATCGAGGCCCGGGAAGGAGTGACCACGGGTATTTCAGCGGCTGACAGGGCCCACACGATTTTGACCGCCGTGGCGGATGACGCAAAGCCCCAGGACCTGGTTCAACCCGGACACGTGTTTCCCCTTCGGGCACGGCGGGGAGGCGTGCTTTTCAGGACCGGACAGACAGAGGGATCGGTGGACCTGGCCCGCCTGGCGGGGTTGAAACCAGCCGGAGTGATCTGCGAGATCATGAATGAAGACGGGACAATGGCCCGCATGCCCGACCTGGAAAAGTTCGCGGAAAAGCACGGTCTGAAGATCGCCACGGTGGCCGATATCATCGCCTACCGGATGAGAAACGAATCTTTCGTCCACAAGGTGGCGGAGACCGTGTTGCCTACCCCTTACGGGGAGTTCAAGGCCATAGCCTTTGTAAACGATATCGACGATCACGAGCACCTGGCCCTGGTGAAGGGAGAGATCGATTCGGAGAGGGAAGTCCTCGTGAGGGTCCATTCCCAGTGCCTCACCGGAGATGTCTTCGGTTCCTTCAGGTGTGACTGCGGGACCCAGCTCAGGAAGGCTATGGAAATGGTCCAGGAAGAGGGCCTCGGGGTGATCCTTTACTTGCAGCAGGAAGGAAGGGGAATCGGTCTGGCCAACAAGATCAAGGCCTATGCCTTGCAGGACAGGGGCCGTGACACGGTTGAGGCCAATGAAGAGCTGGGATTCGGTGCTGATCTCCGGGATTATGGGGTCGGCGCCCAAATCCTTGCGGCCCTGGGGATTCGAAAAATGCGCATCATGACGAACAACCCCAAGAAGATTATCGGGCTCGAGGGATATGGTATCACGGTGACCGACAGGGTCCCCATCGAAACGGAACCCCGCCCGGAAAATCTGAGATACCTAATGACAAAGTGCCAGAAGCTGGGGCACCTGCTTCACCTCGATGATGAGAGGATTTCTTCAGGCGGCTGA
- a CDS encoding 6,7-dimethyl-8-ribityllumazine synthase gives MPKIFEGHISGKGFRFAIIVGRFNDFISSKLVDGALDALKRHGADEDQIALIKVPGAFEIPLAAKRVAQSGRYDAVICLGAVIRGATPHFDYVAAEMSKGIAAVSLESNIPVTFGVLTTDNLEQAIERAGSKAGNKGWDAAVAAMEMANLLKALE, from the coding sequence ATGCCGAAAATATTTGAAGGTCACATATCAGGAAAAGGGTTTCGCTTCGCCATTATCGTCGGCCGTTTCAACGACTTCATCAGTTCGAAGCTCGTCGACGGTGCCCTGGATGCCCTTAAGAGGCATGGGGCAGATGAAGACCAGATTGCACTGATCAAGGTTCCGGGAGCCTTCGAGATTCCCCTTGCTGCGAAGAGGGTGGCCCAGAGCGGCCGTTACGACGCCGTGATTTGCCTTGGGGCTGTAATCCGGGGGGCGACGCCCCACTTCGACTATGTAGCCGCTGAGATGTCCAAGGGGATCGCCGCCGTTTCACTGGAGAGCAACATTCCCGTGACCTTCGGTGTCCTGACGACGGACAACCTGGAGCAGGCCATTGAGCGGGCGGGATCCAAGGCCGGCAACAAAGGCTGGGATGCAGCCGTGGCGGCCATGGAGATGGCGAATCTCCTAAAGGCCCTTGAATGA
- the nusB gene encoding transcription antitermination factor NusB has product MGKRHQARELALQVLFHMEFNPDDPEESFRIVCENFAPPRSIRPFSKELVFGVCRHREDLDRLIGKASRNWKLHRMSRVDRNILRVGVFELIHMEDIPPKVSIDEAVELGKRFGTGESGSFINGILDYVYNTIQGETRETEPIG; this is encoded by the coding sequence ATGGGAAAGAGACATCAGGCCAGGGAACTGGCCTTGCAGGTTCTTTTTCATATGGAATTCAATCCCGATGATCCGGAAGAGTCCTTCCGGATTGTGTGCGAAAACTTTGCCCCGCCGAGGTCTATCCGCCCTTTTTCGAAGGAGTTGGTCTTCGGGGTCTGCCGGCACCGGGAGGATTTGGACCGGTTGATCGGTAAGGCCTCCAGGAACTGGAAGCTTCACCGTATGTCCCGCGTGGACAGGAACATCTTGAGGGTGGGAGTATTCGAGTTGATCCACATGGAGGATATCCCTCCGAAGGTCTCCATTGACGAGGCGGTCGAATTGGGGAAAAGGTTCGGCACCGGGGAATCCGGATCCTTTATCAACGGGATTTTGGATTATGTCTATAATACGATCCAAGGTGAAACCCGCGAGACCGAACCGATCGGATAG
- a CDS encoding leucine--tRNA ligase gives MEIMKYNPQELEVKWQHYWEKEGLFRSREDLDREKYYLLEMFPYPSGKIHMGHVRNYTIGDVVARYMRMKGKNVLHPMGWDAFGLPAENAAIENRTHPAKWTYENIENMKSQLKRMGFSYDWERELATCDPEYYRWEQLIFLKMYEKGLAYKKRTYVNWCDACQTVLAKEQVENGCCWRHPDREVTLKEMDSWYFRITDYAEDILDHCDKLPGWPERVLTMQKNWIGKSLGAIIRFPVVGSEEVIEVYTTRQDTLFGATFLCFAPEHPLLKDLVKGTEREREVLDFIERTMKVDSYIRTADFTVKEGVFTGRYCRNPATGQEIPIYVANFVLFDYGTGAIMAVPTHDQRDFEFAKKYNLPLRIVIMPPDRELTEESMTEAYEGEGILVNSGPFDGMKTLEALDDIAEYLEKKGLGHKTVNYRLRDWNISRQRYWGAPIPIIYCERCGMVPVPEEDLPVLLPLDLEMRPNGGSPLPHEPSFYETTCPRCKGKARRETDTMDTFVESSWYFDRYACPHYDGGPLETEKVDYWMPVDQYIGGIEHAILHLLYSRFYTRVLKDFGYLKIKEPFTNLLTQGMVCKETQECPKHGYLYPNEVENNRCVHCGSEIITGPKVKMSKSKKNVVDPQQLIEQYGADTVRMFCLFASPPERDLEWSDQGVEGSFRFLNRVWRLVVENLDDLVKTESPERGESLPSHLRDLKRKTHQTIKKVTSDIEDRFHFNTAISAVMELVNDLNRALADDREKDGLFWAVAREAIETTVVLLSPVVPHITEELWRMLGHEKSLLEEPWPRWDEKMLEVERRLIVVQVNGKVRARLEVPAAFGDEEIKAEALRDEKVKKFIADKPIKKIILVKNKLVNVVV, from the coding sequence TTGGAGATCATGAAGTATAATCCGCAGGAATTGGAAGTGAAGTGGCAACATTACTGGGAGAAGGAGGGTCTTTTCAGGAGTCGCGAAGACCTCGACAGGGAGAAGTACTATCTCCTCGAGATGTTCCCTTATCCTTCCGGAAAAATCCACATGGGTCACGTGCGCAATTATACAATCGGAGATGTGGTAGCACGGTACATGAGGATGAAGGGCAAGAACGTCCTTCATCCCATGGGATGGGACGCCTTCGGTCTTCCCGCGGAAAACGCGGCCATTGAAAACCGGACCCATCCGGCCAAGTGGACCTATGAAAACATCGAAAACATGAAAAGCCAGCTCAAGAGGATGGGTTTCAGCTACGATTGGGAGCGGGAACTGGCCACCTGCGACCCTGAGTACTACCGATGGGAGCAGTTGATTTTCTTGAAGATGTACGAGAAGGGGCTGGCTTATAAGAAACGGACATACGTGAACTGGTGTGATGCCTGCCAGACGGTGCTGGCCAAGGAACAGGTGGAAAACGGGTGTTGCTGGCGTCATCCCGACCGGGAAGTGACCCTGAAGGAGATGGACAGTTGGTACTTCAGGATCACGGACTACGCCGAGGACATTCTTGATCATTGCGACAAGTTGCCCGGATGGCCTGAAAGAGTGCTGACCATGCAGAAGAACTGGATCGGGAAGAGCCTTGGCGCCATTATCCGGTTTCCCGTAGTGGGCTCTGAGGAAGTGATCGAGGTCTATACCACGAGGCAGGACACCCTTTTCGGGGCCACCTTTCTCTGCTTTGCCCCTGAGCATCCTCTGCTCAAGGACCTCGTGAAGGGTACGGAGCGGGAGAGGGAGGTGTTGGATTTCATCGAGCGGACCATGAAGGTGGACAGCTACATCCGCACGGCGGATTTTACCGTCAAGGAAGGGGTCTTTACAGGCCGCTACTGCCGAAACCCCGCGACCGGCCAGGAGATTCCCATCTATGTAGCCAACTTTGTCCTCTTCGATTACGGGACGGGGGCCATCATGGCCGTCCCGACCCATGATCAACGGGATTTCGAATTCGCCAAGAAGTACAACCTGCCCCTGAGGATCGTCATCATGCCCCCTGACCGGGAATTGACCGAGGAGAGCATGACAGAGGCCTACGAGGGGGAAGGGATCCTGGTCAACTCGGGGCCCTTTGACGGCATGAAGACCCTGGAGGCCCTGGACGATATCGCGGAATACCTGGAGAAGAAGGGCCTGGGGCACAAAACTGTCAATTACAGGTTAAGGGATTGGAACATATCGAGGCAGCGTTACTGGGGGGCCCCCATACCTATCATTTACTGCGAGCGTTGTGGGATGGTCCCTGTACCGGAGGAGGATCTGCCTGTTTTACTTCCCCTGGATCTGGAAATGCGGCCCAACGGCGGCTCCCCCCTGCCCCACGAACCGTCCTTCTATGAAACAACCTGTCCAAGATGCAAGGGGAAGGCCCGCCGGGAAACGGATACCATGGATACCTTCGTGGAATCCTCCTGGTACTTTGACCGCTATGCCTGCCCCCATTACGACGGCGGCCCGTTGGAGACCGAGAAGGTGGACTACTGGATGCCGGTGGACCAGTACATCGGAGGGATCGAGCACGCCATCCTGCACTTGCTTTACTCCCGGTTCTATACCCGGGTGCTCAAAGATTTCGGATACTTGAAGATAAAGGAACCCTTCACCAACCTTCTCACCCAGGGCATGGTCTGCAAGGAGACCCAGGAGTGCCCGAAACACGGGTACCTCTACCCGAACGAGGTTGAAAACAACCGGTGTGTCCACTGCGGCTCGGAGATCATCACGGGACCCAAGGTCAAGATGTCCAAGTCCAAGAAGAACGTGGTGGATCCCCAGCAACTGATCGAACAGTACGGTGCGGATACGGTTCGCATGTTCTGCCTCTTCGCCTCACCTCCTGAAAGGGACCTCGAGTGGAGCGATCAGGGGGTGGAAGGCTCCTTCAGGTTCCTGAACCGGGTCTGGCGACTGGTCGTGGAGAACCTGGATGACCTGGTAAAGACGGAAAGCCCCGAAAGAGGAGAATCCCTGCCGTCCCATCTTCGGGACTTGAAAAGGAAAACTCACCAGACCATCAAGAAGGTCACCAGCGACATCGAGGATCGATTCCATTTCAACACGGCCATCAGCGCCGTCATGGAACTGGTCAATGACTTGAACAGGGCCCTTGCGGACGACCGCGAGAAGGATGGTCTCTTCTGGGCCGTGGCCAGGGAAGCGATCGAGACCACCGTAGTCCTTCTTTCGCCGGTGGTGCCTCATATCACCGAGGAATTGTGGCGGATGCTGGGCCACGAGAAGAGCCTCCTGGAGGAGCCCTGGCCACGCTGGGATGAAAAGATGCTGGAAGTTGAAAGACGCCTGATCGTTGTCCAGGTCAACGGCAAGGTGAGAGCCAGGTTGGAAGTGCCGGCCGCTTTTGGGGATGAGGAAATCAAGGCCGAGGCTCTTCGGGATGAAAAGGTAAAGAAGTTCATCGCCGACAAACCCATCAAAAAGATCATCTTGGTCAAGAACAAATTGGTGAATGTGGTAGTATAG
- the holA gene encoding DNA polymerase III subunit delta: MAQDLRPGDVLNTLKEGRLAPFYLFYGPGEFQMEKVLDRIRETWIPEASRDLNLEIFYADESDPREIVNRALSFPFLSEHRLIIVRRMDLYRADALEKFLPYLENPPKTSCLIFVAQKPDFKRKFYRTIRSLGGAVLFPALRENQVVPWIRSLASEMGLNIEKEACDYLQQMVGANPRELHAELEKLFLRYGGGRVGMEEVRELAIHSRLYSVFELMNLFSTKNGPAALRVLSRFLEEEDKKGGPLRLLGMLNRQVRLLWQTKMILQRGGQAGEVAQRLSLPRFSAGNLVRQAKYWSLEELERTLRLLYEVDGRLKSGSRPKPVLENFFLALCTPKSGPRGR, encoded by the coding sequence ATGGCACAAGACCTTCGTCCCGGGGATGTCCTAAATACCTTGAAGGAGGGGCGGCTTGCCCCTTTTTATCTTTTTTACGGACCCGGAGAATTTCAGATGGAGAAGGTCCTGGATCGGATCCGCGAGACCTGGATTCCCGAAGCATCCAGGGACCTGAACCTTGAGATCTTCTATGCCGATGAGAGCGATCCCCGGGAGATCGTAAATCGTGCTTTGTCCTTCCCATTCCTCTCAGAGCACCGCCTTATCATCGTGCGAAGAATGGACCTTTACAGGGCCGATGCCTTGGAGAAGTTCCTGCCCTACCTGGAAAACCCCCCGAAGACTTCCTGCCTCATCTTTGTGGCCCAGAAGCCGGATTTTAAGCGTAAATTTTACCGAACCATCAGGTCCCTGGGAGGGGCCGTTCTTTTCCCGGCCCTCAGGGAAAATCAGGTGGTCCCCTGGATCCGATCCTTGGCCTCCGAGATGGGGTTGAACATCGAGAAGGAGGCCTGCGATTACCTCCAGCAGATGGTGGGCGCGAATCCCAGGGAACTCCATGCTGAACTGGAAAAGTTGTTTCTAAGGTACGGCGGCGGCAGGGTGGGGATGGAGGAGGTCCGGGAACTTGCGATCCACAGCCGCTTATATTCCGTCTTCGAATTGATGAATCTCTTTTCCACGAAGAATGGCCCGGCGGCGCTCAGGGTCTTGTCCCGCTTTCTGGAAGAGGAGGATAAAAAAGGGGGACCCCTTCGGCTCCTTGGAATGCTGAATCGTCAGGTCCGATTGTTATGGCAGACCAAGATGATCCTTCAAAGGGGCGGGCAGGCCGGTGAGGTGGCCCAAAGGCTGAGCCTCCCCCGTTTTTCGGCCGGAAATCTGGTGAGGCAAGCAAAATATTGGAGCCTGGAAGAACTTGAAAGGACCCTGAGGTTGCTTTACGAGGTAGACGGAAGGCTCAAGTCGGGATCCCGACCTAAGCCGGTTCTGGAAAATTTCTTCCTCGCCCTCTGCACCCCGAAATCCGGCCCGCGAGGGCGCTAG
- a CDS encoding 30S ribosomal protein S20, with the protein MANHPSALKRARQNRVRRMRNMAYKTRVKTAIKKVRSAVDRNAAEEARESLIKAVSIIQKTASKGVIHKKNASRKISRLTRRVNQMASS; encoded by the coding sequence TTGGCAAATCATCCATCCGCACTGAAAAGGGCCCGGCAGAACAGGGTGCGCAGAATGAGAAATATGGCTTACAAAACCCGGGTTAAGACCGCCATCAAGAAGGTGCGTTCCGCCGTGGATCGGAACGCTGCCGAAGAAGCCAGGGAGAGCCTCATCAAGGCCGTCTCCATCATCCAAAAAACAGCCTCCAAGGGTGTCATCCACAAGAAAAACGCTTCCCGCAAAATCTCCCGTCTCACCCGCCGGGTCAACCAAATGGCTTCCTCCTAG
- the murJ gene encoding murein biosynthesis integral membrane protein MurJ — translation MAPNAEKRRVGEAAGVVGFFTLLSRILGLVRDMVFARFFGDGMAADAFFVAFRIPNLLRRLFAEGSLTIAFIPVFTEYLTRKSRKDAFLLARAVLTLLSAVLVGITVLGILCSPWIVRIQAYGWGGAGAKYELTVLLTRIMFPYILLVSIVALFMGILNALRHFAAPAAAPILLNIGIIGATLWLSPHFSEPVVGVAVGVLIGGVLQLALQLPWILKKGVTLLPAWLPRHPAVRRIGLLMVPAVYGSAVYQLNQFIATLLATFLPEGSVSWLYYADRIVEFPLGVFAIAISTAVLPSLSRHAAGGDREGFGDTLEYAIRLVFFISVPSMAGLIVLGRPIIQVFFERGAFGPLSTDMTLTALFFYSMGLWAFSANRVMVSAFYALQDTKTPVKTATAAMAANFVFSLSLMGPLRHGGLALALSLASTLQFFLLLYLLKRKTPFFGLGVILKSGVKSLAASVLMGGVVYYLSVAWRDLAPPESLWDVALMLVVLVPVGALIYFSLAKLFRLRELQTLKDILGPLLKRRP, via the coding sequence ATGGCCCCAAACGCTGAAAAGCGGCGCGTGGGTGAGGCCGCGGGCGTTGTCGGTTTTTTTACCCTTCTGAGCCGGATCCTAGGGCTGGTGAGGGACATGGTATTCGCCCGGTTTTTCGGGGACGGCATGGCAGCTGACGCCTTTTTCGTGGCCTTCAGGATCCCCAATCTCCTGAGGCGCCTGTTCGCGGAAGGGTCCCTCACAATAGCCTTCATTCCGGTATTCACGGAGTACCTGACCCGTAAGTCCAGGAAAGACGCCTTTCTTCTGGCCCGGGCCGTGTTGACCCTGCTTTCTGCTGTTCTCGTCGGGATCACGGTCCTGGGGATTCTTTGCTCTCCCTGGATCGTCCGGATCCAGGCCTATGGCTGGGGCGGGGCAGGGGCCAAGTACGAACTCACGGTGCTCCTTACCCGGATCATGTTTCCCTATATCCTTCTCGTGAGCATCGTGGCGCTTTTCATGGGGATACTCAATGCCCTTCGGCATTTCGCAGCTCCCGCTGCGGCCCCCATCCTCCTCAACATCGGGATCATTGGGGCGACCCTGTGGCTTTCCCCCCACTTCTCGGAGCCGGTGGTGGGCGTGGCCGTGGGTGTGCTGATCGGCGGGGTCTTGCAACTGGCACTCCAGTTGCCCTGGATTCTCAAAAAGGGGGTAACCCTCCTCCCGGCCTGGTTGCCCCGCCACCCCGCCGTCAGGAGGATCGGGCTTCTCATGGTTCCCGCCGTCTATGGTTCGGCAGTCTACCAGTTGAACCAATTCATAGCAACTCTCCTGGCCACCTTTCTGCCCGAAGGCAGCGTCTCTTGGCTCTACTACGCGGATCGGATCGTGGAGTTTCCCCTGGGGGTCTTCGCCATCGCGATCAGTACGGCTGTCCTCCCCTCCCTCTCAAGGCACGCCGCCGGGGGGGACCGGGAGGGTTTTGGCGATACCCTCGAGTATGCCATCCGCCTCGTATTTTTTATTTCGGTCCCTTCCATGGCAGGTCTGATAGTGCTGGGGAGACCGATCATCCAGGTCTTCTTCGAGAGGGGGGCCTTTGGTCCGCTTTCTACGGATATGACCCTGACGGCCCTCTTCTTCTATTCCATGGGTCTGTGGGCCTTTTCGGCCAACCGGGTCATGGTTTCCGCCTTCTATGCCCTACAGGACACCAAGACCCCGGTGAAGACGGCCACTGCGGCAATGGCCGCCAATTTCGTTTTCAGCCTTTCCCTTATGGGTCCTCTTAGGCACGGAGGATTGGCCCTGGCCCTTTCCCTGGCCTCCACTCTCCAGTTTTTCCTCCTCCTCTATCTGCTGAAAAGAAAGACCCCCTTTTTCGGCTTGGGCGTCATCCTGAAATCGGGCGTGAAGAGCCTGGCCGCCTCGGTCCTTATGGGGGGTGTCGTCTATTACCTGTCTGTTGCCTGGAGAGACCTTGCCCCACCGGAAAGCCTCTGGGACGTGGCCCTCATGCTGGTGGTCCTGGTCCCGGTGGGGGCTCTCATCTATTTTTCCCTAGCCAAGCTGTTTCGGTTGAGAGAGCTTCAGACCCTGAAGGATATCCTTGGACCACTGTTGAAAAGAAGACCTTGA